CGGGAGACTATTTGGAATCACCAAGCCACGCCTAATCTTTTGTGATGGAAATGAGTTTGAAAAGGTTCGAGCAGCCACCAAAGACCTTCAAGTTGGAATAGCAGCGACTAAAgctgaatttttaaaacttatgaAGGAAATGTAGATGTTTACCTTTTTAATGTGTGTTATATGGTTTGTTCGAATgaaatatgttattttatggtggttttcaaatattaaaatattttatacacaaAAATTTGAGTTCATACTTTCCTGGCTATCGGTTTCCTATGCGAGTAAGAATAGGTAATTACTATGCCCATTTACCAATACCATTTTGTAGTTCTACAATTTTCGAGAACGACGTAAATGAATATATCGAATAAAAATCAGTTACTACAGCTGATCTACCGATATTAGCGCTTTAGGCATTTAATGTCCAGTATTAAACATATGTTGTGTACTCCCGTATATCATTACTAAAACACTTTAATgggaaaagtaaaagaaacTAAAAAGATGCTGCAGTCGGAATGCACATACGATGATAACCTGAAGATCTGGAGTGGTGGGgaatatcaaaatttattttcgccCGACTTGTCCATCGGAGAGGTCATCTTTCAGGAAATGGAACGGCACCCAAAACTCATCGCTCAGGTTCGTTTTTGATTTTAAGGATGATAGAATTACTCTAATCAAACCAACTAAACATTTAGATATCGGTCACGGAGAACACTGTGCTGACCCGCAAAGAACTTCTTGAGAATGCGAAGCGAGTGTCATGTTTCATGAGGAAAATGGGCCTGGGTCAAGATGACATCGTTGGAGTCATGGGCAGGCACACCACTCACTTGGCGGCTGTGGCATTTGCCTGTTTCTTCAACGGAACCCCCTTCCACGCCCTTCACAATGCCTACGAAGAGTCAACTATCGAGGAACTATTCGGCCTCACCAAACCCCGATTGATCTTCTGCGATGGAGATGAGTTTGAAAAAGTTCGAGCAGCCACTAGAAACCTCCAGGTGAAGATAGCTACCATGCGCAATCATCCAGAGGGTGCACTACGGATCCAGGATATTCTGACCACTCCAGTGGAGCAGAATTATCAGCCAACCCGCTTAAGACATGGCAATGTCCACACACTGGCCATTCTAAGTTCTTCTGGGACCACGGGAGTTCCAAAGGCAGTCACCATCAGCAACAGTCATCAGCTCATTGTGAACTTCCTGTAAGTATAACGCCCTTTAGATTAGTAATCATCTACTTCAAATTCGTACCCTTTGCAGCCTCATGAAGAGTTCGTTGGTTCAGTACACCTCAAGCACCCTGGACTGGTTCTCGGGTTTATCATTGACTATTGTATGTGGCGTTTTTAGCACGACCAGCATTATTGCAGACAATGACTTTGATGCAGGTCTCTTATGTGACATAATTCAGAAGTACAAGATCTCGTTGGTGTGTTTGAGTTCCTCA
This window of the Drosophila biarmipes strain raj3 chromosome 3L, RU_DBia_V1.1, whole genome shotgun sequence genome carries:
- the LOC108028108 gene encoding luciferin 4-monooxygenase isoform X1 — protein: MGKVKETKKMLQSECTYDDNLKIWSGGEYQNLFSPDLSIGEVIFQEMERHPKLIAQISVTENTVLTRKELLENAKRVSCFMRKMGLGQDDIVGVMGRHTTHLAAVAFACFFNGTPFHALHNAYEESTIEELFGLTKPRLIFCDGDEFEKVRAATRNLQVKIATMRNHPEGALRIQDILTTPVEQNYQPTRLRHGNVHTLAILSSSGTTGVPKAVTISNSHQLIVNFLLMKSSLVQYTSSTLDWFSGLSLTIVCGVFSTTSIIADNDFDAGLLCDIIQKYKISLVCLSSSNLARFANGPAFESSDLSSLKYLFYGGSNCSLEVQQRVRHRVGHCLHFCYALTELNSLGCVNFNFDEKPNSVGRPVNGIQVKIINEQGEAQGPNKFGEICFNSGQKWAGYYKNPEESQIIQDAQNWLHTGDLGYMDEDAYLFVMDRLKDMLKYQNIMYYPSEIESVIAEMPNVVESCVFGIWEPVNGDEAAALVVKKEGTQLEAQDVVDYVRKRITAKYKQLNAGVLIVDQIAGSGNRKANRSAAKAYFLEHFNNN